CGCGTTTACAATTTCCCGAAGCCGGGAAGAAATTTTAGCTGCCATTTTCTATCCTGATTTTCTTGGAACAGATCGTTCAGCTGGCATGCTAAGTACATTATCGTTTACTACCTTCGCACATCGATACCAGACCTGGAACAGTTTTAGCTATTAAAACTGAACTGAATTAAATGATAACCCACAAGTAAAACCAAAAATGGCGTCAGGATTTTTTGCAATTTTAGATGATATAGCTTTTTTAATGGATGATGTTGCGCTAGCAACAAAAGTCGCAACGCGAAAGACTGCGGGTATACTTGGAGACGATCTGGCCGTGAATGCAGAGAAAGCCACAGGCTTTTTATCCGACCGTGAATTGCCGGTGTTGTGGGCCATCACCAAAGGCTCGCTTATCAACAAGCTGATTATCGTTCCGGTGGCGTTGCTGCTAAGTGCTTTTTTGCCGACTGCCATCAATTATATCCTGATTCTTGGAGGGCTTTACCTGGCTTATGAAGGTGTTGAAAAAATCATTGAGTTCTTTTTTCACCGTCCCAAAACGGAGCACACGGTTATCAAGGAGACGCCGCATGGGAGTGCCGTTGATCTCGAAAATGAGAAGGAAAAAATAAAATCCGCGGTAACAACCGACTTTATACTTTCAGTAGAAATCGTCATCATCGCATTAGGGAGTGTAGCGGGAGAGAATCTGACTATTCAGATATTGACTGTGTCTGCGGTGGCATTGCTGGCAACGGTGGGCGTTTACGGTATCGTTGCGCTGATCGTAAGATCGGATGATGCCGGTTACAGGTTGATTAAAAAATCAAACGATAAAGGTTTCTTCGCAAAATTGGGGCACCTGCTTGTCAAGGCGTTACCACTGATGATCAAGTTTCTGTCAGTAGTGGGCACAATAGCTTTGATTTTAGTTGCCGGAGGGATTTTTGCCCATAACATTGATTACTTCCACCACCTGTTTCCACAACTCCCTGATATTGCCAGGGAATTCGGGTTTGGTCTGGTAATGGGACTGGTCGTTTTCCTGTTGGTGACTGGCTTCAAAAAGCTGTTTTTGAAAGGAAAATAGGCCTCCGGGCGGCTTCTTTTATATTGCCATGATGTCGCGTGCAACTGCTGTAAGATCGTCGCCGAATTGATGGCCGCCGGTTGCGAATTCCCGGTAATGGGCCCAGGAAAGCTGCTTTTTATAACTCGAAAGCTGCGCAAACGGGACCTCTTCATCGTCCTGGCAATGATAAAAGAACAAAGCAATTTTCTTGTCAATTTTCTTTGCAAAGCCTGATTTTAACCTGAACGGCTCGACCCAGTCCTCCTTCCCTTCCCAGAAGGGTGTCGCCAGCAAAAAAATGCCTGCGATTTTTTTGGTGATCTCCGTTTCGGAGAGGTAAGCGAGTAACATCGAAGCTCCGAGTGAGTGAGCAACCACAATAAGCCCATCCGGACCTGCCGAAATCTCCTCGCTGATCTGCCTGCGGCGCCCCAGATCCGGCGTTCCGTCGTCGGGCAGAAATGGATATTGAACGGAATAACCCGATCCCAGTTGTGATCTCAGCGAAGCGACAAGCTTTTCATCTGCCTCATAATCCTCCGCAGAACCGCCACCGTGAAAAAAAGTTACTTGCTGTTCCATAGTCTTAACAGAATTTGAATACCGGACAATGGTTTAAAATTACTTGTTTCTGCTGCCAGTGAAGCAGTGTATTCGAGCCAATTGCAGGGGGAGGCTGTGACAATATCCGGCTGCCTCGAGAGCTAGTTGGGCGGGATTCTGGCCGTCAAGGTGCCAGCGCAGTCAGTTAGCTTTTACCAGTGAAGGTAAGCACGATCATTGTTTTCTTTTCCCCAGGCAAGCTAACTTCAATGTCGATGCCGAGCAGCACGCACAAATCTTTCACGATGACCAGGCCGATCCCTTTTTGGGCTGGGTTGCGGGAGGCGTAAAGCCATTCTTCATAAGATTTGTAGTTCTTATTTAACCACATCATCTGGTCTGCCGGTATTCCCCCTCCATCATCTTCAATCACAATCCGGGTTTGTCCTGCCTCGGCGACCGCTGATATGTTGATTTGATACCGACTGACTTTCAACGCATTGTCGATTAAATTATGAACAATAATCGAAAGTAAGCTAGCGTCACTTTGTACCGTGACAGCCGGGTCAATCATCGTTTTGATACGAACTTCTCTTTGTGCTGCAATCGCAGTAAACAGTTCCGTAACCGAGGAAACCAATTCCGCTACGTTAACAGGCCCTATTTGTCGGCGAGCTGACGGAGATTTGCTTTGCAGCTTGATGTAATCGAGCAGGTTCCTGGTAAGTGTATTTAATCTTTGCGACGTATTAAGCGTTTCATCGCTCATAACCACAATCAGCGGATCAACGTCAGTCTGTCTGTGCACGTATGTGTTAAATTGTTTCAGCGAGAAACTGATGTAATGCAGCGGAGTCTGAATGTCGTGGTTAA
This Dyadobacter sp. UC 10 DNA region includes the following protein-coding sequences:
- a CDS encoding DUF808 domain-containing protein, whose translation is MASGFFAILDDIAFLMDDVALATKVATRKTAGILGDDLAVNAEKATGFLSDRELPVLWAITKGSLINKLIIVPVALLLSAFLPTAINYILILGGLYLAYEGVEKIIEFFFHRPKTEHTVIKETPHGSAVDLENEKEKIKSAVTTDFILSVEIVIIALGSVAGENLTIQILTVSAVALLATVGVYGIVALIVRSDDAGYRLIKKSNDKGFFAKLGHLLVKALPLMIKFLSVVGTIALILVAGGIFAHNIDYFHHLFPQLPDIAREFGFGLVMGLVVFLLVTGFKKLFLKGK
- a CDS encoding alpha/beta fold hydrolase, with protein sequence MEQQVTFFHGGGSAEDYEADEKLVASLRSQLGSGYSVQYPFLPDDGTPDLGRRRQISEEISAGPDGLIVVAHSLGASMLLAYLSETEITKKIAGIFLLATPFWEGKEDWVEPFRLKSGFAKKIDKKIALFFYHCQDDEEVPFAQLSSYKKQLSWAHYREFATGGHQFGDDLTAVARDIMAI